The following proteins are encoded in a genomic region of Nocardioides renjunii:
- a CDS encoding NAD(P)-dependent oxidoreductase, producing MNTTDAHTPGSLRVGWIGAGRMGAAMASRLARAGEDVTVWNRTRAKAEALTEHGCAVADTIADLRGLDVVFTMVSTPADLEQVLTGPDGLLADPDRVPGCVVDCSTVSTESSAAMRAACDERGVAFLASPVSGNGKVVRAGGLSLVVSGPEETYERVAPLLDHLGKGATYVGEGELARLAKICHNVMLGVVTQNLAEITVLAEKGGMSRSAFLEFLNKSVMGSVFTTYKSPAFVHLDYTPTFTPILLRKDFDLCFAAAHELDVPMPVAAAASAAVQGTVSSGRVEEDFAILLDQQAMLSGLTLKPEDAFVDDGLSAADEA from the coding sequence ATGAACACCACCGACGCCCACACGCCCGGATCCCTGCGGGTCGGCTGGATCGGCGCGGGCCGCATGGGTGCCGCCATGGCCTCCCGCCTGGCGCGGGCCGGCGAGGACGTCACTGTCTGGAACCGCACCCGGGCCAAGGCCGAGGCGCTCACCGAGCACGGCTGCGCGGTCGCCGACACGATCGCGGACCTCCGCGGCCTCGACGTGGTCTTCACCATGGTCTCGACGCCGGCCGACCTCGAGCAGGTGCTCACCGGCCCGGACGGCCTGCTGGCCGACCCGGACCGGGTGCCGGGGTGCGTCGTCGACTGCTCCACGGTCTCGACCGAGTCGTCGGCCGCGATGCGCGCCGCCTGCGACGAGCGCGGCGTCGCCTTCCTCGCCTCGCCGGTGAGCGGCAACGGCAAGGTGGTGCGCGCCGGCGGCCTGAGCCTGGTGGTGTCCGGCCCCGAGGAGACCTACGAGCGCGTCGCCCCGCTGCTCGACCACCTCGGCAAGGGCGCGACGTACGTCGGCGAGGGCGAGCTGGCCAGGCTGGCGAAGATCTGCCACAACGTGATGCTCGGCGTCGTCACCCAGAACCTCGCCGAGATCACCGTGCTCGCCGAGAAGGGCGGCATGTCGCGGTCCGCGTTCCTCGAGTTCCTCAACAAGTCGGTGATGGGCTCGGTCTTCACGACCTACAAGAGCCCGGCGTTCGTCCACCTCGACTACACGCCGACCTTCACGCCGATCCTGCTGCGCAAGGACTTCGACCTCTGCTTCGCCGCCGCCCACGAGCTCGACGTGCCGATGCCGGTCGCCGCCGCCGCGTCCGCCGCCGTGCAGGGCACCGTCAGCAGCGGGAGGGTCGAGGAGGACTTCGCCATCCTGCTCGACCAGCAGGCGATGCTCTCCGGGTTGACGTTGAAGCCCGAGGACGCCTTCGTCGACGACGGCCTCTCCGCAGCGGACGAGGCCTGA
- a CDS encoding alpha/beta hydrolase family protein translates to MDELVRSAIAHWGPRFTTNGVTAADFARITAGIERWDDWCRVWSAEGATYESLGREALAEGRSRSAGEHLARAAVHHHFAKFVFVADPEQMRAAHARAVSCLTDALPHLDPPGRRLEIAFEGSHLVAVVRVPRGEGPHPVVLMLPGLDSAKEELGSTEQTFLDRGMATVTLDGPGQGEAEYALPLRGDWAPVAEVAWEAIGTQPDLDRDRLAVWGVSLGGYYAPRVAAALGDRVSACVSLAGPFNFGEHWSSLPQLTRDTLRVRSGSVDDEEARRRALELDLSEAAAHLVAPLLIVFGRQDRLIPWEDAVRMRDAVAGPVTLLLLEDGNHGCANVAPQHRPTTADWLAARLLGAPEPRIASYTAGATTDPTADLTTDLTAATKAG, encoded by the coding sequence ATGGACGAGCTGGTGCGCTCCGCCATCGCCCACTGGGGCCCGCGCTTCACGACCAACGGCGTCACGGCTGCCGACTTCGCCCGGATCACCGCGGGCATCGAGCGGTGGGACGACTGGTGTCGCGTGTGGTCGGCCGAGGGCGCCACGTACGAGTCCCTCGGGCGCGAGGCGCTGGCCGAGGGAAGGTCCCGCTCGGCCGGCGAGCACCTCGCCCGCGCCGCGGTCCACCACCACTTCGCGAAGTTCGTCTTCGTCGCCGACCCCGAGCAGATGCGGGCCGCGCACGCCCGGGCGGTCTCGTGCCTCACCGACGCCCTGCCCCACCTCGACCCACCCGGACGGCGCCTGGAGATCGCGTTCGAGGGCTCGCACCTGGTGGCCGTCGTACGGGTCCCGCGCGGCGAGGGCCCGCACCCCGTCGTGCTGATGCTGCCGGGCCTGGACTCGGCCAAGGAGGAGCTCGGCTCGACCGAGCAGACGTTCCTCGACCGCGGGATGGCGACCGTCACGCTCGACGGCCCCGGCCAGGGCGAGGCGGAGTACGCGCTGCCCCTGCGTGGCGACTGGGCCCCGGTGGCCGAGGTGGCCTGGGAGGCGATCGGCACCCAGCCCGACCTCGACCGCGACCGCCTCGCGGTGTGGGGCGTCAGCCTGGGCGGCTACTACGCTCCCCGGGTCGCCGCGGCCCTGGGCGACCGGGTCAGCGCCTGCGTCTCCCTCGCCGGCCCCTTCAACTTCGGCGAGCACTGGTCGTCCCTGCCCCAGCTCACCCGCGACACGTTGCGGGTCCGCTCCGGGTCCGTCGACGACGAGGAGGCACGGCGGCGCGCGCTCGAGCTCGACCTGTCGGAGGCGGCCGCCCACCTCGTCGCGCCGCTGCTGATCGTGTTCGGCCGGCAGGACCGGCTGATCCCCTGGGAGGACGCCGTCCGGATGCGCGACGCCGTCGCCGGGCCGGTCACCCTCCTCCTGCTCGAGGACGGCAACCACGGCTGCGCCAACGTCGCGCCGCAGCACCGACCCACGACCGCCGACTGGCTGGCCGCCCGCCTGCTCGGCGCACCCGAGCCCCGCATCGCGTCGTACACCGCTGGTGCCACCACCGATCCCACCGCTGACCTCACCACCGACCTCACCGCTGCAACGAAGGCAGGCTGA
- a CDS encoding ABC transporter substrate-binding protein encodes MRTSNRRAWVPLVVTGALLLAAGCGGDDDSGGDDAMKITYSLPTPESLLFYPPIVAEELGFFEQEGVEAEFVTAGEEIPSTALVENGDVDIAMADIDELVISHAQGGTQQVPFSPQHSNTAGTVVPEDSPIQDFSELAGQTVGLASEEDTAQVEAQLLAAGLSGDDIETIVVGTSGGLIKQTFDEGEIDAYVGARSDFTAIEATGTPLRNITPEDVQAIDGNPVAVMPETLESKRDALVGFFRAWAMGQYVGLEHPDVVEQIVRDQVPAEWRNEAVAEAALEGSIELMQPDDPERIGDVRPEVWTTAQDLLASVGIIEEKADIADILDDSLIEEINDFDRAEVDAAVEEWQQENGG; translated from the coding sequence ATGCGCACTTCCAACAGACGGGCGTGGGTGCCCCTCGTGGTGACCGGTGCCCTCCTCCTCGCCGCGGGCTGCGGCGGCGACGACGACTCGGGCGGCGACGACGCCATGAAGATCACCTACTCGCTGCCGACGCCCGAGAGCCTGCTCTTCTACCCACCGATCGTGGCCGAGGAGCTGGGCTTCTTCGAGCAGGAGGGCGTCGAGGCGGAGTTCGTGACCGCGGGCGAGGAGATCCCGAGCACTGCGCTGGTCGAGAACGGCGACGTCGACATCGCCATGGCTGACATCGACGAGCTGGTGATCTCGCACGCCCAGGGCGGCACGCAGCAGGTGCCCTTCAGCCCCCAGCACAGCAACACCGCCGGCACGGTCGTGCCCGAGGACAGCCCGATCCAGGACTTCTCCGAGCTGGCGGGCCAGACGGTGGGACTCGCCTCGGAGGAGGACACCGCACAGGTCGAGGCGCAGCTGCTGGCGGCCGGACTGTCCGGGGACGACATCGAGACGATCGTCGTCGGGACGAGCGGTGGCCTCATCAAGCAGACCTTCGACGAGGGGGAGATCGACGCCTACGTCGGAGCGCGGTCGGACTTCACCGCGATCGAGGCGACCGGCACGCCGCTGCGCAACATCACCCCGGAGGACGTCCAGGCGATCGACGGCAACCCCGTCGCCGTCATGCCGGAGACGCTCGAGTCCAAGCGCGACGCGCTCGTGGGCTTCTTCCGCGCCTGGGCGATGGGGCAGTACGTCGGGCTGGAGCACCCGGACGTCGTCGAGCAGATCGTGCGCGACCAGGTCCCGGCCGAGTGGCGCAACGAGGCGGTCGCGGAGGCGGCGCTCGAGGGCTCGATCGAGCTCATGCAGCCCGACGACCCCGAGCGCATCGGGGACGTCCGCCCGGAGGTCTGGACGACCGCGCAGGACCTGCTCGCCAGCGTCGGCATCATCGAGGAGAAGGCCGACATCGCGGACATCCTCGACGACTCGTTGATCGAGGAGATCAACGACTTCGACCGCGCCGAGGTCGACGCCGCGGTCGAGGAGTGGCAGCAGGAGAACGGCGGGTAG
- a CDS encoding M24 family metallopeptidase: MSTGARPLSAPGHMGVDYEERVDFDRLRRYRIARAREALDTSECGAFLLFDFYNIRYTTQTWIGGALGDKMIRYALLARGKDPVLWDFGSAVKHHKIYSQWVPEENYRAGFLGFRGAVAPSVGLMVDAVAEIKSLLVEAGVADMPVGMDIVEPPFLFEMQRQGLTVVDAQQLMLDARCIKSGDEIMLLNQAAAMVDGVYQDITEALKPGVRENEIVALANKRLYEMGSDQVEAVNAISGERCNPHPHNFTDRLVRPGDQAFFDIIHSFNGYRTCYYRTFAVGSSTPAQRDAYARAREWMDRGIDGIAAGVGTDEVAALLPKAEEFGFGSEMEAFGLQFAHGLGLGLHERPIISRLNSMKEPVELRVGMVFALETYCPASDGFSAARIEEEVVITEDGPRILTLFPAQELFVTNPY; this comes from the coding sequence ATGAGCACGGGGGCGCGCCCGCTGTCGGCGCCGGGGCACATGGGCGTCGACTACGAGGAGCGCGTCGACTTCGACCGGCTCCGGAGGTATCGCATCGCGCGGGCGCGCGAGGCCCTCGACACGAGCGAGTGCGGGGCGTTCCTGCTCTTCGACTTCTACAACATCCGCTACACCACGCAGACGTGGATCGGTGGTGCGCTCGGCGACAAGATGATCCGCTACGCACTGCTGGCCCGCGGCAAGGACCCAGTCCTGTGGGACTTCGGGTCCGCGGTCAAGCACCACAAGATCTACTCGCAGTGGGTGCCGGAGGAGAACTACCGCGCCGGCTTCCTCGGGTTCCGGGGGGCCGTCGCGCCGTCCGTCGGGCTGATGGTCGACGCGGTCGCCGAGATCAAGTCGCTGCTGGTCGAGGCCGGCGTGGCCGACATGCCGGTCGGCATGGACATCGTCGAGCCGCCGTTCCTCTTCGAGATGCAGCGGCAGGGCCTCACGGTCGTCGACGCGCAGCAGCTGATGCTCGACGCCCGCTGCATCAAGAGCGGCGACGAGATCATGCTGCTCAACCAGGCGGCCGCGATGGTCGACGGCGTCTACCAGGACATCACCGAGGCGCTGAAGCCCGGCGTGCGTGAGAACGAGATCGTCGCGCTCGCCAACAAGCGGCTCTACGAGATGGGCTCCGACCAGGTCGAGGCGGTCAACGCCATCTCCGGCGAGCGGTGCAACCCGCACCCCCACAACTTCACCGACCGGCTGGTCCGGCCAGGCGACCAGGCGTTCTTCGACATCATCCACTCCTTCAACGGCTACCGCACCTGCTACTACCGCACCTTCGCCGTGGGCAGCTCGACGCCGGCCCAGCGCGACGCGTACGCCCGCGCGCGGGAGTGGATGGACCGCGGCATCGACGGCATCGCGGCCGGCGTCGGCACGGACGAGGTCGCCGCGCTGCTGCCGAAGGCGGAGGAGTTCGGCTTCGGCAGCGAGATGGAGGCCTTCGGCCTGCAGTTCGCCCACGGCCTCGGGCTCGGCCTCCACGAGCGCCCGATCATCTCGCGGCTCAACTCGATGAAGGAGCCGGTCGAGCTCCGGGTCGGCATGGTCTTCGCGCTCGAGACCTACTGCCCCGCCTCCGACGGCTTCTCCGCGGCCCGGATCGAGGAGGAGGTCGTCATCACCGAGGACGGCCCCCGCATCCTCACGCTGTTCCCGGCGCAGGAGCTCTTCGTCACCAACCCCTACTGA
- a CDS encoding NAD-dependent succinate-semialdehyde dehydrogenase, producing the protein MADFSLSSVPDLPLDLWVGGVERAASDGGRFDVLDPATGKVVASVANGTVDDAMACVEAADAAAASWAATAPRERAEILRRAFELMTERADEIAHLISLENGKALPDARGETAYAAEFFRWYAEEAVRASGTVMTAPSGANRILVLQQPVGIAVLVTPWNFPAAMATRKIGPALAAGCTVILKPASDTPLTALLMAKVLADAGVPEGVVSVLPARRSGAVVSAMVHDPRVRKLSFTGSTEVGRVLLKEAADQVVNCSMELGGNAPFLVFEDADLDAAIDGAMIAKMRNAGEACTAANRFYVHADVAEEFSSRLAERMRALTVGPGTADDTQVGPLVNEESAAKVDELVRGAVSAGARVVLGGERPDREGFYYSPTVLLDVPRGADILGEEIFGPVAPVLTFTDEDDAIAMANDTEYGLVSYVYTRDLARGLRVSERLDAGMVGLNRGLVSDPAAPFGGTKQSGIGREGGHEGMLDYMESKYVAVSW; encoded by the coding sequence GTGGCTGACTTCTCGCTCTCCTCCGTCCCCGACCTGCCGCTCGACCTCTGGGTGGGCGGCGTCGAGCGCGCCGCCTCCGACGGCGGCCGCTTCGACGTCCTCGACCCCGCGACGGGGAAGGTCGTCGCGTCGGTGGCCAACGGCACGGTCGACGACGCGATGGCGTGCGTGGAGGCGGCCGACGCGGCTGCCGCGTCGTGGGCCGCGACCGCGCCGCGCGAGCGAGCCGAGATCCTCCGCAGGGCGTTCGAGCTGATGACCGAGCGCGCCGACGAGATCGCCCACCTGATCTCGCTGGAGAACGGCAAGGCGCTGCCCGACGCGCGCGGCGAGACGGCGTACGCCGCCGAGTTCTTCCGCTGGTACGCCGAGGAGGCGGTGCGCGCCTCGGGCACCGTGATGACCGCCCCGTCGGGCGCCAACCGGATCCTGGTGCTGCAGCAGCCCGTCGGCATCGCCGTGCTGGTGACCCCGTGGAACTTCCCGGCCGCGATGGCGACGCGCAAGATCGGGCCGGCACTGGCCGCCGGGTGCACGGTGATCCTCAAGCCCGCCTCGGACACGCCCCTCACGGCCCTGCTGATGGCGAAGGTCCTCGCCGACGCCGGGGTGCCGGAGGGCGTGGTGTCGGTGCTGCCGGCGCGGCGCTCGGGCGCCGTCGTCTCGGCGATGGTGCACGACCCGCGAGTGCGCAAGCTGTCCTTCACCGGCTCAACCGAGGTGGGCCGGGTGCTGCTCAAGGAGGCGGCCGACCAGGTCGTGAACTGCTCGATGGAGCTCGGCGGCAACGCGCCGTTCCTGGTCTTCGAGGACGCCGACCTGGACGCCGCGATCGACGGAGCGATGATCGCCAAGATGCGCAACGCCGGCGAGGCCTGCACCGCGGCCAACCGGTTCTACGTCCACGCCGACGTCGCCGAGGAGTTCAGCAGCCGCCTCGCCGAGCGGATGAGGGCCCTCACCGTCGGTCCGGGCACAGCCGACGACACCCAGGTCGGACCGCTGGTCAACGAGGAGTCGGCCGCCAAGGTCGACGAGCTCGTCAGGGGCGCCGTGTCGGCGGGAGCGCGCGTCGTGCTCGGGGGCGAGCGCCCCGACCGCGAGGGCTTCTACTACTCACCGACCGTCCTGCTCGACGTCCCCCGCGGCGCGGACATCCTGGGCGAGGAGATCTTCGGCCCGGTCGCCCCGGTGCTGACCTTCACCGACGAGGACGACGCGATCGCGATGGCCAACGACACGGAGTACGGCCTGGTCTCCTACGTCTACACCCGCGACCTGGCCCGCGGCCTCCGCGTCAGCGAGCGCCTCGACGCCGGCATGGTTGGGCTCAACCGCGGCCTCGTCTCCGACCCCGCCGCGCCGTTCGGCGGCACGAAGCAGTCCGGGATCGGTCGGGAGGGCGGGCACGAGGGGATGCTCGACTACATGGAGAGCAAGTACGTCGCCGTGAGCTGGTGA
- a CDS encoding DEAD/DEAH box helicase, translating to MASRRRSGARRRTASAPAPPPTAGPGERIWVLDVPFGTQVDGATWHPAVRTHLHVGRTLPEHLAPYAPGPHTLGRFIENHLNPDHPAPVPEPAEELEPRRIQFEAADAIAARALAGGRQFLLADEPGVGKTIAAVLGAVAVGDLRGARRVLVVADRPAAITIGHWCRTIAALGDGGLEWVVITWDRLEKVKDHTWDVIIADEAHALRRTTTKRWKLWARISGHGRPHDEAPFVIATTATPGHTPLELPYLAPAYAQALGEPMKAWTSTTRPGQAFADALERHGVGVEQGRHGASWTTDPARRAADLELVRGWLEDERPPAMLHRAAPWGPVPISGMPVALTPAEREAYEAEWGEFCREMDLARRGRNVARGRAALLRFRQKAGLIRVDSTVAWITQQVESERQVACSVEFVATAADPIADRLRDSGIQVATIYGRGRFDPEAERLRFQTGQAKVCVFTTVASISLHAGETLADGRRASTEPRVGVFHQARFSGIAGRQVTGRTHRDHQVSPWHIAYAEGTVEEQVGKVMVERIAAASDTVGGDNSGLVDVAELLGADWLPVTTLTEDGA from the coding sequence GTGGCCAGTCGTCGACGTTCCGGTGCCCGTCGACGCACCGCCTCCGCGCCGGCCCCGCCGCCGACCGCCGGGCCGGGTGAGCGCATCTGGGTGCTCGACGTCCCCTTCGGGACACAGGTCGACGGCGCCACCTGGCACCCGGCCGTCAGGACCCACCTCCACGTCGGCCGCACCCTGCCCGAGCACCTGGCGCCGTACGCCCCGGGGCCGCACACCCTCGGGCGGTTCATCGAGAACCACCTCAACCCCGACCACCCCGCGCCCGTCCCCGAGCCGGCCGAGGAGCTCGAGCCCCGGCGGATCCAGTTCGAGGCGGCCGACGCGATCGCGGCACGCGCCCTGGCGGGCGGACGGCAGTTCCTGCTCGCCGACGAGCCGGGCGTGGGCAAGACGATCGCCGCGGTCCTCGGGGCGGTGGCGGTCGGCGACCTCCGCGGCGCGCGACGCGTGCTCGTCGTGGCCGACCGGCCCGCCGCGATCACGATCGGCCACTGGTGCCGCACGATCGCGGCGCTGGGGGACGGCGGCCTGGAGTGGGTGGTGATCACGTGGGACCGGCTGGAGAAGGTCAAGGACCACACGTGGGACGTGATCATCGCGGACGAGGCGCACGCCCTGCGGCGTACGACGACCAAGCGGTGGAAGCTGTGGGCGCGGATCTCCGGACACGGCCGGCCGCACGACGAGGCCCCGTTCGTCATCGCCACCACTGCGACGCCCGGGCACACGCCGCTCGAGCTGCCCTACCTGGCCCCGGCCTACGCACAGGCGCTGGGCGAGCCGATGAAGGCCTGGACCTCGACGACCCGACCCGGGCAGGCGTTCGCCGACGCGCTCGAGCGGCACGGCGTCGGCGTGGAGCAGGGACGCCACGGCGCCTCGTGGACCACTGACCCGGCGCGACGCGCCGCCGACCTCGAGCTCGTGCGCGGCTGGCTCGAGGACGAGCGGCCCCCGGCGATGCTGCACCGGGCAGCGCCGTGGGGGCCGGTGCCGATCTCGGGCATGCCCGTCGCGCTGACGCCGGCCGAGCGGGAGGCGTACGAGGCGGAGTGGGGCGAGTTCTGCCGGGAGATGGACCTCGCCCGGCGTGGCCGCAACGTCGCCCGGGGGCGGGCCGCCCTCCTGCGGTTCCGCCAGAAGGCCGGACTGATCCGCGTCGACTCGACGGTCGCCTGGATCACCCAGCAGGTCGAGAGCGAGCGGCAGGTCGCGTGCTCGGTCGAGTTCGTCGCGACCGCTGCCGACCCGATCGCCGACAGGCTGCGCGACTCGGGGATCCAGGTCGCCACCATCTACGGCCGCGGCCGGTTCGACCCGGAGGCTGAGCGACTGCGGTTCCAGACCGGGCAGGCGAAGGTCTGCGTCTTCACCACGGTCGCCTCGATCAGCCTGCACGCCGGCGAGACGCTCGCCGACGGCCGCCGCGCCAGCACCGAGCCGCGGGTCGGGGTCTTCCACCAGGCCCGCTTCTCGGGCATCGCCGGACGGCAGGTGACGGGTCGTACGCACCGCGACCACCAGGTCTCGCCGTGGCACATCGCCTATGCCGAGGGCACCGTGGAGGAGCAGGTCGGCAAGGTCATGGTGGAGCGGATCGCCGCGGCCTCCGACACCGTGGGCGGCGACAACAGCGGCCTCGTGGACGTCGCCGAGCTCCTCGGAGCCGACTGGCTCCCCGTCACGACCCTGACCGAGGACGGCGCCTGA
- a CDS encoding ABC transporter permease gives MASRFVPSVRRIRQEVTPPLIFLVFLVLLWKLALWNEWVSDTVIPHPEDVVVSFFELVFSDIIWDDTLATLWETVAGFLLGALIALSLAVPSGLWPTMRRMLHPYAIGLQVTPRIAVAPIIIAWAGFGYSSKIWIAAIIAFFPIYVNALTGILTVDEESREMFRSLGATRWQSFSRLVVPSSLPIMFAGLKTAAGLALVGAVVGEFISAQRGLGVLVQQFSYQLAVDDAFAVILILMLMGLLLFAVMEWLERVTVFWLHDARLVARTRRLQARAQNRRPSPSAPSDPTATPAETAGLVR, from the coding sequence GTGGCGTCTAGGTTCGTGCCCAGCGTGCGGCGCATCCGCCAAGAGGTCACGCCCCCGCTCATCTTCCTCGTCTTCCTCGTCCTGCTCTGGAAGCTGGCGCTGTGGAACGAGTGGGTGTCGGACACCGTGATCCCGCACCCGGAGGACGTCGTCGTGTCGTTCTTCGAGCTCGTCTTCAGCGACATCATCTGGGACGACACCCTGGCCACGCTGTGGGAGACCGTGGCCGGGTTCCTCCTCGGCGCCCTGATCGCGCTGTCGCTCGCGGTGCCCTCCGGCCTCTGGCCGACGATGCGCCGGATGCTGCACCCCTACGCGATCGGTCTCCAGGTCACCCCGCGCATCGCGGTCGCGCCGATCATCATCGCCTGGGCCGGCTTCGGCTACAGCTCCAAGATCTGGATCGCGGCCATCATCGCGTTCTTCCCGATCTACGTGAACGCCCTGACTGGCATCCTCACCGTCGACGAGGAGTCGCGGGAGATGTTCCGGTCCCTCGGCGCCACCCGCTGGCAGTCGTTCAGCCGCCTCGTCGTGCCCAGCTCGCTCCCCATCATGTTCGCGGGGCTCAAGACCGCCGCCGGCCTGGCGCTCGTCGGCGCCGTCGTCGGGGAGTTCATCTCCGCGCAGCGCGGCCTCGGCGTGCTCGTCCAGCAGTTCAGCTACCAGCTCGCCGTGGACGACGCGTTCGCCGTCATCCTCATCCTGATGCTGATGGGCCTGCTGCTCTTCGCGGTCATGGAGTGGCTGGAGCGGGTGACGGTCTTCTGGCTGCACGACGCGCGGCTGGTGGCGCGCACCCGACGGCTCCAGGCCAGGGCGCAGAACCGCCGGCCCTCCCCGTCCGCCCCGTCCGACCCGACGGCCACGCCTGCCGAGACAGCCGGTCTCGTCCGATAG
- a CDS encoding ABC transporter ATP-binding protein — translation MSQELVTRRGTIAVHDVIKRFDGGVLAVDRVSLDVRPGEFVSLIGPSGCGKSTLLRLMAGLLPLTEGRIEINGTEVTDARQDVALMFQKPTLLPWRTTLQNAMLPAALQGKADRAAEDRAMQLLDLVGLAGFEHTYPRHLSGGMQQRVALARLLMVGAEVLLLDEPFAAVDQITRERLNLELLKIHERTAATSVLVTHNLTEALLLADRVVVMSPRPGRISDVIDVPFARPRVAEMAMEPEFQELVLRAHAGLHGPGSSDVATKEDARGV, via the coding sequence ATGAGTCAGGAGCTGGTGACCCGCCGCGGCACGATCGCGGTGCATGACGTGATCAAGCGCTTCGACGGCGGCGTCCTCGCGGTCGACCGCGTGAGCCTCGACGTCCGGCCGGGCGAGTTCGTCTCGCTCATCGGCCCCAGCGGCTGCGGCAAGTCCACGCTGCTCCGCCTGATGGCCGGGCTGCTGCCGCTGACCGAGGGGCGGATCGAGATCAACGGCACCGAGGTGACCGATGCGCGCCAGGACGTCGCCCTGATGTTCCAGAAGCCCACCCTCCTGCCATGGCGCACGACGCTGCAGAACGCGATGCTGCCGGCGGCCCTGCAGGGGAAGGCGGACCGGGCCGCCGAGGACCGGGCGATGCAGCTGCTGGACCTCGTCGGGCTCGCCGGCTTCGAGCACACCTACCCGCGCCACCTCTCGGGAGGCATGCAGCAGCGCGTCGCCCTCGCCCGGCTGCTGATGGTCGGTGCGGAGGTGCTCCTGCTCGACGAGCCGTTCGCGGCGGTCGACCAGATCACGCGCGAACGACTCAACCTGGAGCTGCTCAAGATCCACGAGCGCACCGCGGCCACGTCCGTGCTGGTCACCCACAACCTCACCGAGGCGCTCCTCCTCGCCGACCGGGTGGTCGTGATGAGCCCGCGCCCGGGTCGGATCTCGGACGTCATCGACGTCCCGTTCGCACGGCCCCGGGTCGCCGAGATGGCGATGGAGCCGGAGTTCCAGGAGCTCGTGCTGCGTGCCCACGCGGGCCTGCACGGGCCGGGGAGCAGCGACGTCGCCACCAAGGAGGACGCTCGTGGCGTCTAG
- a CDS encoding ABC transporter substrate-binding protein — protein sequence MPRIVIGSFTPSVLLDVADRAGRLRERGLEVEEVPVTSSPAQFRSLIDEELDVALTSPDNVLAYRFNPLNPLGEVADVRIVAAVDRGMGLGLYGRPGTTAADLVGARVGVDVATSGFALALYALADSLGVARDQYELVQLGSTPRRLEALLAGSCTATMLNAGNELVAEQHGCVRLASGAEQLSPYLGTVVAVAGTARTEEARLLADALLETAREIVSGGLDDEVTESAARRLDLDDDLARRYLARLRDPRDGLVPDGDVDHGSLVTLVRLRTTYLPTPSDDGGDVLDAALEADSGLVSRHG from the coding sequence GTGCCACGCATCGTCATCGGTTCCTTCACCCCGTCGGTCCTGCTCGACGTGGCCGACCGCGCCGGCCGGCTCCGGGAGCGCGGCCTCGAGGTCGAGGAGGTCCCGGTGACATCGTCGCCGGCACAGTTCCGCTCGCTGATCGACGAGGAGCTCGACGTCGCCCTCACCAGCCCGGACAACGTCCTGGCCTACCGGTTCAACCCCCTCAACCCGCTGGGCGAGGTCGCGGACGTCCGGATCGTCGCGGCCGTCGACCGCGGGATGGGGCTCGGTCTCTACGGCCGGCCGGGCACGACGGCGGCGGACCTGGTCGGCGCCCGCGTCGGCGTCGACGTCGCCACCTCCGGGTTCGCGCTCGCCCTCTACGCGCTGGCCGACTCGCTCGGCGTCGCGCGCGACCAGTACGAGCTCGTCCAGCTCGGCTCCACCCCGCGACGCCTGGAGGCGCTGTTGGCCGGCAGCTGCACGGCGACGATGCTCAACGCCGGCAACGAGCTGGTCGCCGAGCAGCACGGGTGCGTGCGGCTGGCCTCCGGTGCGGAGCAGCTCTCGCCCTACCTCGGGACGGTCGTCGCCGTGGCCGGCACGGCTCGCACCGAGGAGGCGCGCCTGCTCGCCGACGCGCTCCTCGAGACGGCTCGCGAGATCGTCTCGGGCGGGCTCGACGACGAGGTGACGGAGTCGGCGGCGCGACGGCTCGACCTCGACGACGACCTCGCCCGGCGCTACCTCGCCCGGCTGCGCGATCCCCGTGACGGCCTGGTCCCCGACGGCGACGTCGACCACGGGAGCCTCGTGACGCTCGTCCGGTTGCGCACGACGTACCTGCCCACCCCCTCGGACGACGGCGGCGACGTGCTGGACGCCGCCCTCGAGGCTGACTCCGGCCTGGTGAGTCGGCACGGGTGA